A single window of Syntrophotalea acetylenica DNA harbors:
- the gap gene encoding type I glyceraldehyde-3-phosphate dehydrogenase — MAVKIAINGFGRIGRSIFRAAWAAPDVEIVAINDLNSAQVLAHLLKYDSVRGIFSPPVQATDSGLMVGGRLVRVCEIQQPAELPWREMGIDIVLEATGKFTERAKAAQHLDAGAGRVIITAPGIGEDITLCMGINHRKYDPALHRVISNASCTTNCLAPVAKVLMESFGIVKGMMTTVHAYTNGQQILDYPARDLRRARAAALSMIPTTTGAARAVAKVLPELAGRLDGIAVRVPTPNVSLISLVTETRQPTDIAAVNHALQTAAEGALKGIMGYCEEPLVSVDFNGNPASSVIDAMSTNVLGGNMVKVLAWYDNEWGYSNRVVDLVRHVASC, encoded by the coding sequence ATGGCGGTAAAAATAGCAATAAACGGCTTCGGTCGCATCGGGCGCAGTATTTTTCGCGCCGCCTGGGCGGCACCGGATGTCGAAATCGTGGCGATCAATGACCTGAATTCCGCGCAAGTGCTGGCCCACTTGCTCAAATATGACTCCGTGCGCGGGATTTTCTCTCCTCCCGTGCAGGCTACCGACAGCGGGCTGATGGTGGGAGGTCGCCTGGTCAGGGTCTGTGAAATTCAGCAACCCGCCGAGCTGCCGTGGCGGGAAATGGGCATCGATATCGTTCTGGAAGCGACGGGCAAATTCACCGAGCGCGCCAAGGCGGCGCAACATCTCGATGCGGGGGCGGGGCGTGTAATCATCACGGCGCCGGGCATTGGTGAGGACATCACTTTGTGCATGGGAATCAACCATCGAAAATATGATCCGGCGTTGCACCGGGTGATATCCAATGCTTCCTGTACCACCAATTGTCTGGCGCCGGTGGCCAAGGTTCTGATGGAGAGTTTCGGCATTGTCAAAGGCATGATGACCACCGTGCATGCCTATACCAATGGGCAGCAGATCCTCGACTATCCCGCCAGGGACCTGCGTCGGGCGCGGGCCGCGGCGCTTTCCATGATTCCCACGACAACCGGTGCGGCGCGCGCTGTCGCCAAGGTGTTGCCGGAACTCGCCGGCCGTCTGGACGGCATTGCGGTGCGGGTTCCCACGCCAAACGTGTCCCTCATATCCCTGGTGACGGAAACGCGGCAGCCTACCGATATCGCGGCTGTCAACCATGCGTTGCAGACCGCCGCCGAAGGTGCTCTGAAGGGCATCATGGGTTATTGCGAGGAACCGCTGGTTTCCGTCGACTTCAACGGCAACCCCGCCTCCTCGGTGATCGATGCCATGTCTACCAACGTTCTCGGTGGCAACATGGTCAAGGTTCTCGCCTGGTACGACAACGAATGGGGGTATTCCAACCGGGTCGTCGATCTGGTGCGGCATGTTGCAAGTTGCTGA
- a CDS encoding phosphoribosylformylglycinamidine synthase subunit PurQ, which yields MSKQVRAIVIAGNGTNCERETAHACRLGGADVVDIVHISELLSGRALLQDYHFLNLAGGFLDGDDLGSAKAGANRLLHAPIKGSTEHLSEHLRKFIADGKLIMGVCNGFQLMVKMGLLPAFGGDFTQTATLTFNDNGRFEDRWVYLKADPASPCVFTRGLDGITLPVRHGEGKLVVDSEANLKKIEEKHLGVLKYCLPDYSATTMDYPLNPNGSTAAIAGLCDETGRLFGLMPHPEAYVHRTHHPRWTRETDLPEDGMGLWLYKNAVRFIRDELL from the coding sequence ATGTCGAAACAAGTACGTGCTATCGTCATTGCCGGCAACGGCACCAACTGCGAACGGGAAACGGCCCATGCCTGCCGCCTGGGCGGTGCCGATGTGGTCGATATCGTTCACATCTCCGAACTGCTGAGCGGCCGGGCCCTGCTGCAGGACTACCATTTCCTCAACCTGGCCGGCGGATTTCTCGACGGCGACGACCTCGGCAGCGCCAAGGCCGGCGCCAACCGCCTGCTGCATGCGCCGATCAAGGGCAGCACCGAGCATCTGAGTGAACACCTGCGCAAATTCATCGCCGACGGCAAACTCATCATGGGAGTCTGTAATGGCTTTCAGCTGATGGTCAAGATGGGGCTGCTCCCCGCCTTCGGCGGCGACTTTACCCAGACCGCGACCCTGACCTTCAACGACAACGGCCGTTTCGAAGACCGCTGGGTCTACCTGAAGGCCGATCCCGCATCCCCCTGCGTCTTCACCCGGGGGCTGGACGGCATTACCCTGCCGGTGCGTCATGGCGAAGGCAAACTCGTGGTTGACAGCGAAGCAAACCTGAAAAAGATCGAGGAAAAACATCTGGGCGTGCTCAAATATTGTCTGCCGGATTACAGCGCGACGACCATGGACTACCCGCTCAACCCCAACGGGTCGACAGCGGCAATCGCCGGGCTTTGCGATGAAACGGGGCGTCTGTTCGGCCTGATGCCGCACCCCGAGGCCTATGTGCACCGCACCCATCACCCCCGCTGGACCCGCGAAACGGATCTGCCGGAGGATGGGATGGGATTGTGGCTGTACAAAAATGCCGTTCGGTTCATTCGCGACGAACTGCTTTGA
- a CDS encoding MBL fold metallo-hydrolase, producing MQICLLASGSKGNAIYVETAESRLLIDAGLSAREIGNRLNAIGKSPEQLDALLVTHEHGDHCRGLGPVSRRWKLPVHIHHATREALPHAGKLTQTIAFDSGDTFCLRDLIVHTVPVTHDAAAPTGFILETSSGKIGIATDLGLATRLVIDRFQGCRVLVLESNHDEDLLRDGPYPWHLKQRIRSRHGHLSNRESAELLRSLAWPGLEAVLLAHLSEANNTPQLAEDCARKALNDIKAFSTQLFVGCQDRPSICFGC from the coding sequence GTGCAAATCTGTCTGCTGGCCAGCGGCAGCAAAGGCAACGCTATTTATGTCGAAACCGCCGAGAGCCGGTTGCTGATCGACGCAGGCCTTTCAGCCCGCGAAATCGGTAACCGGCTGAACGCTATTGGGAAAAGCCCCGAGCAGCTTGACGCGCTCCTTGTGACGCATGAACATGGCGACCACTGTCGGGGGCTCGGTCCTGTTTCCCGCCGCTGGAAACTGCCCGTACACATTCATCACGCAACACGCGAAGCGCTGCCCCATGCGGGAAAACTGACACAGACCATCGCATTCGACTCCGGCGACACCTTTTGCCTCAGGGACCTGATAGTCCATACCGTTCCCGTTACCCATGATGCCGCGGCTCCAACCGGCTTCATCCTGGAAACGTCATCAGGCAAAATCGGCATCGCAACCGACCTGGGACTCGCTACCCGACTGGTCATCGATCGTTTTCAGGGGTGCCGGGTACTGGTTCTCGAATCGAACCATGACGAAGATCTGCTGCGCGACGGTCCGTATCCGTGGCATTTAAAGCAGCGTATCCGCAGCCGGCACGGACATCTGTCCAACCGGGAGTCCGCCGAACTTTTGCGCAGCCTCGCCTGGCCGGGGCTGGAGGCGGTTTTGCTCGCGCATCTGAGTGAAGCCAACAACACCCCTCAACTGGCGGAAGACTGTGCGCGCAAGGCGCTCAATGATATAAAAGCTTTTTCAACGCAACTGTTCGTCGGCTGCCAGGACAGGCCGAGCATCTGTTTTGGCTGTTAG
- the purF gene encoding amidophosphoribosyltransferase, with translation MFDKYEDECGVFGIFNHPEAANMTYLGLYALQHRGQESCGISTADGTRLRTHLGSGLVADVFKDDEIFNKLPGKASIGHVRYSTAGGDSIRNCQPIAVDYARGSVAVAHNGNLVNAQEIRNELEEKGSIFSTTADTEVIIHLLARSQSDALPDRISEALRRVRGAYSLVFLTETRMVAVRDPHGFRPLVLGEVDGAYVVASETCALDLIEARLLREIEPGEMVVFDKNGMTSYHPFEERTPSPCIFEFVYFARPDSTVFGQQVYRVRKGFGHQLAREHQVDADIVIPIPDSGVPAAIGYAEESGIPFEMGLIRNHYVGRTFIEPQQSIRHFGVKIKLNAIREVLEGKRVVVIDDSVVRGTTSRKIIKMLRHAGAKEIHMRVSSPPTAYPCFYGIDTPTRKELIASSHTTEEICKYITADSLGYLSLQGMLEIAGAPRGANGYFCEACFSGNYPVKFPRLKSDDQLGLF, from the coding sequence ATGTTTGACAAATACGAAGATGAATGCGGCGTTTTCGGGATCTTCAATCACCCCGAAGCCGCCAACATGACTTATCTCGGGCTTTACGCCCTGCAGCATCGCGGCCAGGAAAGCTGCGGCATATCGACGGCTGACGGCACGCGCCTGCGAACCCATCTCGGCAGCGGCCTGGTGGCGGACGTCTTCAAAGACGACGAAATTTTCAATAAACTTCCCGGCAAGGCCTCCATCGGTCATGTCCGCTACTCGACGGCGGGTGGCGACAGCATCCGCAACTGCCAGCCCATCGCCGTGGATTACGCCCGCGGCAGCGTGGCGGTGGCTCATAACGGCAATCTGGTCAACGCCCAGGAAATCCGCAACGAACTGGAGGAAAAAGGCTCCATCTTCTCCACCACCGCCGACACCGAGGTTATCATTCACCTGCTGGCGAGGTCCCAGAGCGATGCCCTGCCCGACCGTATTTCCGAAGCCCTGCGCCGGGTTCGGGGCGCCTACAGCCTGGTGTTTCTCACCGAAACACGCATGGTAGCGGTCCGCGACCCCCATGGATTCCGGCCCCTGGTGCTTGGCGAAGTGGACGGAGCCTATGTCGTGGCCTCCGAGACCTGTGCTCTGGATCTTATCGAAGCCAGGTTGCTGCGCGAAATCGAGCCCGGAGAAATGGTCGTGTTCGACAAGAACGGCATGACCTCCTATCATCCCTTCGAGGAACGCACCCCTTCGCCCTGCATCTTTGAATTCGTCTACTTCGCGCGCCCCGACAGCACCGTCTTCGGCCAGCAGGTCTACCGGGTGCGCAAAGGGTTCGGCCATCAGCTGGCGCGCGAGCATCAGGTCGACGCCGACATCGTCATCCCCATACCCGACTCCGGCGTTCCGGCGGCTATCGGGTATGCGGAGGAATCGGGCATTCCCTTTGAAATGGGGTTGATCCGCAACCATTACGTAGGCCGCACCTTCATCGAACCCCAGCAATCCATCCGCCATTTCGGCGTCAAGATCAAACTCAACGCCATCCGCGAGGTCCTGGAAGGCAAAAGGGTCGTGGTGATCGACGATTCGGTGGTACGCGGCACCACCTCCCGGAAAATCATCAAAATGCTCCGCCATGCCGGTGCCAAAGAGATCCACATGCGCGTTTCGTCACCGCCGACGGCCTATCCATGTTTTTACGGCATCGACACGCCGACCCGCAAGGAGCTGATCGCTTCCTCCCATACGACCGAGGAAATCTGCAAATACATTACGGCCGATTCTCTGGGCTACCTTTCCCTGCAGGGAATGCTGGAAATCGCCGGTGCCCCCAGGGGCGCCAACGGCTACTTTTGCGAGGCCTGCTTCAGCGGCAACTATCCGGTAAAATTCCCCCGGCTGAAATCGGACGACCAGCTCGGGCTGTTTTGA